The window GGGGATTTGGAGGTAATCTTGGGCGAAGTTGAAGACCTCGTTCCAGAGGCGGGCCTCGAGGTGGCTTTCCATCTTGGGCAGGTAGAAGTAGGGCCCGCTTCCCCGCTTTAGGAGCTCGTGGGCGTTGTGGAAGAAGTAGAGCCCAAAGTCAAAGAGGCTAGCGGAGATGGGCTCCCCGTCCACCCGCACGTGCTTTTCCACCAGGTGCCAACCCCGGGGGCGCACCACCAGGGTGGCGGTCTTCTCCTTTAGGCGGTACTCCTTGCCCTCGGGGGAAACGAAGTCAATCTGGCGGCGCACGGCGTCGTAGAGGTTCTTCTGCCCCTGGATGACGTTGTCCCAGGTGGGGGAGAGGGCGTCCTCAAAGTCCGCCATGAAGACCTTGGCCCCGGAGTTCAGGGCGTTGATGATCATCTTGCGGTCCACGGGGCCGGTGATCTCCACCCGGCGGTCCAGGAGGTCCTGGGGGGCCTCGGCCACCCGCCAGTCCCCGCCCCGGACGAAGGCGGTTTCCTGGAGGAAGTCGGGCTTTTCCCCGGCCTTGTACCGCTCCCAAAGCTCGTGCCGGCGGGCAAGAAGGGCTTTCCGCACTGGGTTGAACTCCCGGTGCAGGGCCACCACGAACTTCAGGGCCTCCTCCGTCAGCACCTCCCTAAGGAGGGGGTGGTCTTTGGTGATCTCCACGCCCTTCATGGTGCCCCGAGCTTACGGGGGCGGGGCCGGGTTTGTCAATAGACGGAATGCTTTTTCACATCTTGAAAAACTGCCCGGGCCATGCTAACCTAAGCCCCCGTGCCGAGGCCGAGGGAAAAGGGGGCAAGCGAGGTCAAGACCCTGGAAAAGGGGCTACGGGTGCTGGAGGCCTTGGCGGAGGCCAGGGAAGCGGGGCTTGCCGCCTTGGCCGAGGCCACGGGGCTATCCAAGAGCACCCTTTACCGCCTCCTCCAGTCCTTGGCCCGGCGGGGCTTCGTGACGGAGGAAGGGGGCGTGTACCGGGTGGGGCCCAGGGCCTTCGCCGTGGGCCAGGCGTACCTGCGGCCGGACCTCCTCTCGGCGGCGCGCCCCGAGATGGAGGCTTTGTCGGCGGAAACGGGGGAGAGCGTGAACCTGGCGGTGCCCTGGGAGCAGGAGGCCCTGTACCTGGACCAGGTGGAGGGGAGGCAACTGGTGCGCCTCTTCACCGCTCCCGGTAGCCGGGCCCCCCTCCATGCCACCGGGGTGGGGAAGGTCTTCTTGGCCTATAGGGGGGTGCCGGAGGGCCTGCGCCTTACCCCCTTCACCCCCCACACCAAGACCCGCCTGGAAGAGCTCTTGGAGGAGCTAGGGGAGGTGCGGGCCCAAGGGTACGCCCTGGACAACGAGGAGAAGGAGCTGGGGGTGCGGTGCGTGGCCGCCCCTGTCTTCGGCCCTTCAGGGCAGGTGGTGGCGGCCATCTCCCTCTCCGCCCCGGCGAG is drawn from Thermus hydrothermalis and contains these coding sequences:
- a CDS encoding IclR family transcriptional regulator; translated protein: MPRPREKGASEVKTLEKGLRVLEALAEAREAGLAALAEATGLSKSTLYRLLQSLARRGFVTEEGGVYRVGPRAFAVGQAYLRPDLLSAARPEMEALSAETGESVNLAVPWEQEALYLDQVEGRQLVRLFTAPGSRAPLHATGVGKVFLAYRGVPEGLRLTPFTPHTKTRLEELLEELGEVRAQGYALDNEEKELGVRCVAAPVFGPSGQVVAAISLSAPASRLSLEAARLLAPRVMAAAKRASLRLGFSGGV